Part of the Corynebacterium caspium DSM 44850 genome, AGCAGAGCGCATCGCAGGTTTAAAAGATACTTACCGTAGTCAGCATGAGGAAGAAGCACCTATAGATAGCGGCATTTATCGTTATGAAATTACCGTTATTGGATTAAAGGGTTCTGTTAATGGCTTGGCGATGGCTTTAGCAGGTTTTCTGGTGCCCAAGGTGGAGCTTCCAGCGGACCGTTTGGCCTTAATCCAGGAAGCTAAGTATGAACAAAATGCTACTTATCCATGGGCAGTGGAGGTCTTTAAATAGCTTGCTGCGCGCTATATTTTTGGGCTAGTTGCCTGCCTAAGTTCTTAAATTCTGCGGCCGTAGGATGCTCACTAAGAGGTGCAGCCAGTAGCGTTAATGCTGGACTAGCTGCTGCTAGTTCTAAAACTGTGGAATTAGCCTTCGTGGTGATAAATAAATCTGTTGCTGCTAATAATTCTGCCAGCCCTAAAGATTGGGCAATCACAGGAGCTGCTGGAAGTATTTGCACGTGATCTTCATTGCCGTATAAAAGCCGCGAAAGCCAGGTCAGCGCTAAAGGTATTCCGCCACCGGCTCCAAGACCAGGCTTAGTGGAATCTATCTCTAATATTTTTGCCCAATGGCTAAGACTATTTTCTAGAATTTCGATATCTGCAGGTGCCGCCCCTAGCTTATCTCCCATAATTTTGGCGACCCCGGTTTCCCCGGACAGCGAAAATGGGGCATCGGCAAGCAAGATCCAATTCATGGCGCCGGCTTTAATATTGAGTTGAGCGGTATCGATGCTTTCAATTACCCCTAAATAGCCACCACCTTTGGGAACTGCGTAGCCTCGCGGATCTAATGGTTGCGCGCCTAGGGCAACTAAAATCCCGGTGCCGCCATCAATAGTGAGCCCATCACCAAGAGATAGCACGATGGTTTGAGCCCCACGGGTTTCGGCATCGGCAATCAACACCCCAGTTCCGTAAGAGTCATTTAGCAGGAGGGAACTTGCGGTGGTTTTAGCAGAGACTCCCGATGCCGCAGCTAGGTCAATATATGCAGTAGCTGTATCTGCTGCCCAAATATAACTGGCCTCTATGAGACGTCCAGCGATATCAGTGGTGGGTAGGGTTATTTTGGCACCGCCAAATATCTCTGCGGTACCTTTGCCTCCATTTGCAAGCGGGGTAGTAGTGATGGCAGCTTGGGGCAGCACTTCTAGAAAGCCTGCTCCCACTAATTCAGAAGGTTGAAGGTCTTCTGAAATATGTGGTGGCCTGTCAATAGATATAAGTACGGAGGGGGAATTCGTCATGAAGATGCGTTGCCTTATCTTGCCTGCTTCTGCCCGAATAAAAGTGATATTTGTCTCTATCTGGGCATTTTTTGGGTTTTTAGTGCGTTTCGATACGGGTGTACTGTGGCATAATTAACCCCGTTCGCAAATAATACGGTGGCTCATGTTACACCCGGTGGGCCGCGCACCGAAAGGAACACCATGTCGATTGACTCCAATGTGTCAGCTATATATGAAAAGCTGATTAAAAGAAATGCCGGGGAACCAGAGTTCCACCAGGCTGTAGCGGAAGTCTTCGATTCACTGGGTATAGTCCTGCGAAAAGATCCGCACTATCTTGAAGACAACCTCATCGAGCGTCTTTGTGAACCTGAACGGCAACTAATTTTTAGGGTCCCGTGGGTAGATGACCAAGGGCGCGTACATATTAACCGCGGTTTCCGGGTGCAGTTCAATTCTGCGCTGGGCCCATATAAAGGCGGCCTGCGTTTCCATCCGTCTGTAAACCTGGGAATTATCAAATTTCTAGGCTTTGAACAAATCTTTAAAAACTCCCTAACCGGCCTGCCAATCGGGGGCGGAAAGGGCGGTTCTGATTTTGACCCCAAGGGCAAGTCAGATATGGAAATAATGCGTTTCTGTCAATCCTTTATGACTGAACTTTTCCGCCATATTGGGGAATACCGCGATGTTCCGGCTGGCGATATCGGGGTTGGCGGACGCGAAATCGGTTATTTATTTGGCCAGTATCGACGTTTGGCAAATAATCACGAATCAGGAGTACTAACCGGTAAAGGCCTAACCTGGGGTGGCTCCTTAGTGCGTACCGAAGCCACTGGCTACGGCTTGGTGTATTTCACCTTGGAAATGCTACGTGCACATCGACAGACCATGAGCGGGGCTAAAGTAACTGTCTCTGGATCTGGCAATGTGGCAATCTATGCCATTGAAAAAGCACAGGAAATGGGAGCTACCGTGGTGGCTTTCTCTGATTCTTCTGCTTGGGTTGAAACCCCCAATGGCGTAGATGTGGAGTTATTAAAGGAAATCAAAGAAGTGCGCCGGGCACGCGTTTCTGAATATGTGGCCGAAGCAGAAGGTGCGATCTTGCATACTTCCGGCTCAGTTTGGGATTTGCCTTGTGATGTTGCTTTGCCTTGCGCTACTCAAAATGAACTCGATGGCGATGCAGCCCGCACCCTCGTTGCAAATGGCTGCAAATTTGTAGCTGAAGGCGCCAATATGCCTTCGACAGCTGAAGCAATTGATGTATTCCGTGCTAATGGCATCCACTTTGCCCCCGGCAAGGCCTCTAATGCTGGTGGTGTGGCTACTTCAGCTTTGGAAATGCAGCAAAATGCTTCGCGTGATTCCTGGACCTTTGAATATACTGATGATCGTCTCCATAAGATCATGTCGAATATCTTCAAGAACCTAGATCGCACTGCTAAAGAATATGATCACGAACATGATTATGTTGTCGGTGCTAATATTGCCGGCTTTAAGAAAGTCGCCGATGCCATGATTCACCAGGGTATTATCTAAAAAACTCTGCCGAGATTTTCTCCAATGCGCGCCGTTACTCCACGTAGTGGCGCGCATCGGTACTATTTGGGGCATGTACCGCGTATTCGAAAGCCTTGATTCACTCGTCCAAACCGTTGAGCAAGCCTATGGCGTGCCCATGACTTCCAACTGTATGGTGCCGCGTAATGAGGTGTTAGCGCTCCTCGATGATTTGCGCAACGCGCTACCTATGGAAATTGATGACGCCCAAGACGTCTTAGATAAACGTGATGAAGTAATTGCCAATGCTGAAAAGCAGGCTTATGAAACTATCACCTCTGCAGAAGCAGAAGCTAATAGCATTATTAATAATGCTCGTGGTGAAGCTGATGCCATGTTAGAAGATGCCCAGCAAAGGGCCACTACTATGGTTTCGCGCGCCGAAGATGATGCTCATGCCACCATTACGCGAGCTCGTGAAGATTCTGAAGATATGGTTGCCAGAGCTCAAGAAGAAGCTAATCGATTAGTTCGCGATGGCAATGAGTCTTATCAGCGCAGCATCGATGAAGGCTTAACAGAGCAGCAGCGGTTGGTATCTGAGGCTGAAGTAGTGCTCCGGGCAGATGAAGAAGCCCGCCGCATTGTGGACGCTGCCCATATAGATTCCACTAAGTTGCGTACGGAATGTGATCAGTACGTAGATGGCAAGCTAGCTGAATTCGAAGAGAGCTTATCTGGGGTATTGCGCACAGTTTCGCGCGATCGGGCTGCTTTAAGACGCGGCGCCGGCGCCGGGGGCGTGGAGACTCGACTACCTTCTCGCGGTGGAGAATGGGAAAATGATCGCGGTTATTCCCGCGGTTAGATAGCCCTGGTACCGACTAAACAGCGCAGATCGTCTGGTAGTGGAGTAGACTGCCAGACGATATGAGCTCACCATTTATTTTTGATGTGACCAAGCTTCTGGCTGCTAGCAGTACAGTTGAGCTAAAGGCACAAACAGGCCCCTCACCAGCAACTATTGGCGCCGGCATGATTGCTATCCCGGAAGGTCGGGAGGTAACTGTGCAAGCCACCCTTAGCCCTTTGGGGGAAGGGATTTTGGTGGATGCAGAAGTTAGCGCAGTCCTAGATGGGCAATGTGTACGCTGCCTAGCTGAATTGCATCCGGAAAAAACTTTCCATATAACTTCGGTTTTCAGCGATTCAGATACCTTTATCACTACAGACCCAAATGAAGATGATGCAGAAGATGCTGAAATCGAGGAATTCGTGGGCGCTGTAATTGATGGCCAAATTGATCTTTTGGCAGTTGTGACCGATGAAGTTGGTTTGAACTTGCCATTTAATCCAGTTTGCGCAGGTGGTTGCCTCAATGATGAAACCGGAGTTCCTGCCCCTGATGGTGTTTCTGGCGAAGACGAAGCAAATCTTTTAGATCCACGCTGGGCTGGTCTGGAGAAATTTCTATGAGCCGTAAAAAACCGCGCTTAACTGGCGAAGATGCCTTGATAATGGCTTTTAAAGCTATTGATCACCGGCCATTAATTGCAGCTCTAGGGGTTGATCTTTCAGAGGAAATCCTGTGTTTGGCACTAACACATCGTAGCTTTGCCAATGAAAACGGGATGTTGCCTAATAATGAACGCTTAGAGTTCTTAGGGGATGCCGTCTTAGGATTATCGGTAGCTACCAAGCTTTATCAAGATTATCCTGCACGCCCAGAATCTGATATTTCCAAGATGCGGGCATCGGTGGTTTCTCGTTATGGATGTGCAGCAGTGGCTCGTTCTATTAATTTAGGCGCACACCTTTTATTGGGTAAAGGGGAACTGCTAACCGATGGGCGCGATAAAGACTCCATTTTAGCTGATGCAGTGGAAGCCCTACTCGGCGCGGTTTATTTAGAATATAACTATGAAGTTGCTCGAGATGTCGTGCTAAAACTCTTCGGAGATAAAATAGCCACCGCCTCCTCTAAAGGCATGCATGAGGATTGGAAAACAGAGCTGCAAGAGCGGGTAGCGGAATTAAAGCTGCCGATGCCAGAATATACTTTCCACTCTGAAGGTCCAGAGCACGAACTAATCTTTACTGCCTATGTTTCCGTAGCTGGGGTGGAGCTAGGGCGTGGGGAAGGCAAAAATAAAAAACTTGCTGAACAAAGTGCCGCGCAACAAGCCTGTAACCAGCTTTTAGAAGCCTCGCATAATGGACAATTGCAGATTTTAAAAAAGGCCGCTGAAGATGCCCGAACTTCCAGAAGTTGAGGTAGTTCGTCGTGGTTTGGAAGCCCATGTGCTGGGGAAGAAGTTTTCCAGGGTAGAAATTCTGCACCCTCGCGCTGTGCGTCATAATCCTGGGGGAGCTACAGAGGTAATAACTGCGCTAACTGGTCGGGAAGTTTCTGGCATTAAAAGGCGTGGCAAATTTATGTGGCTGGAATTTGACGATGCCACCTCTTTAATTGTGCATCTGGGCATGAGCGGGCAGATGTTAATCAAAGCCGCTGACACAGGGAATGAGGATCCTAACTGGAAGCATTTGCGAGCTCGAGCTGAACTTTCCTCTGGCTCCCAATTATGGTTTGTGGATCAACGTACCTTTGGGTATTGGCGCAGTTGTCAAGGATGGCAAACCCAGGCTGGAATGTTAGTGCCAGAACCTGTTAAACATATTGCTCCAGATGTTTTTGATCCCGGATTTAACGGGCCCAATTTGGCTCAGCAATTTAAACAAAAGAAATCTGAACTTAAGCGTTTATTGCTAGATCAAAGCTTAATTTCTGGGGTAGGCAATATATATGCTGACGAAATGTTGTGGCTATCGCAGCTGCATCCGCAGCAAATAGCTAGCAGAGTGGCGCTTCCAAAATTAGAAAGTCTATTTAGTTCTGGAGCCCAGGTTATGGAGGCCGCCTTAGCTCAAGGTGGCACCAGTTTTGATGCCCTTTATGTAAATGTGAATGGGCAATCGGGGTATTTTTCGCGAGCATTACATGCTTATGGTCGGGAAGGAAAACCTTGTGATAGATGTCAAACAGAGCTGCAAAAAATCACTGTAGCGGGACGGTCATCCCATTTTTGCCCTAGTTGCCAACAGCGCTACTAGGTAAAAACATGTGTTACATATCTCTTTGGAGTACCTAATGTGATGTG contains:
- the mutM gene encoding bifunctional DNA-formamidopyrimidine glycosylase/DNA-(apurinic or apyrimidinic site) lyase; protein product: MPELPEVEVVRRGLEAHVLGKKFSRVEILHPRAVRHNPGGATEVITALTGREVSGIKRRGKFMWLEFDDATSLIVHLGMSGQMLIKAADTGNEDPNWKHLRARAELSSGSQLWFVDQRTFGYWRSCQGWQTQAGMLVPEPVKHIAPDVFDPGFNGPNLAQQFKQKKSELKRLLLDQSLISGVGNIYADEMLWLSQLHPQQIASRVALPKLESLFSSGAQVMEAALAQGGTSFDALYVNVNGQSGYFSRALHAYGREGKPCDRCQTELQKITVAGRSSHFCPSCQQRY
- a CDS encoding YceD family protein, with the translated sequence MSSPFIFDVTKLLAASSTVELKAQTGPSPATIGAGMIAIPEGREVTVQATLSPLGEGILVDAEVSAVLDGQCVRCLAELHPEKTFHITSVFSDSDTFITTDPNEDDAEDAEIEEFVGAVIDGQIDLLAVVTDEVGLNLPFNPVCAGGCLNDETGVPAPDGVSGEDEANLLDPRWAGLEKFL
- the gdhA gene encoding NADP-specific glutamate dehydrogenase, with protein sequence MSIDSNVSAIYEKLIKRNAGEPEFHQAVAEVFDSLGIVLRKDPHYLEDNLIERLCEPERQLIFRVPWVDDQGRVHINRGFRVQFNSALGPYKGGLRFHPSVNLGIIKFLGFEQIFKNSLTGLPIGGGKGGSDFDPKGKSDMEIMRFCQSFMTELFRHIGEYRDVPAGDIGVGGREIGYLFGQYRRLANNHESGVLTGKGLTWGGSLVRTEATGYGLVYFTLEMLRAHRQTMSGAKVTVSGSGNVAIYAIEKAQEMGATVVAFSDSSAWVETPNGVDVELLKEIKEVRRARVSEYVAEAEGAILHTSGSVWDLPCDVALPCATQNELDGDAARTLVANGCKFVAEGANMPSTAEAIDVFRANGIHFAPGKASNAGGVATSALEMQQNASRDSWTFEYTDDRLHKIMSNIFKNLDRTAKEYDHEHDYVVGANIAGFKKVADAMIHQGII
- a CDS encoding ATP synthase F0 subunit B, which produces MYRVFESLDSLVQTVEQAYGVPMTSNCMVPRNEVLALLDDLRNALPMEIDDAQDVLDKRDEVIANAEKQAYETITSAEAEANSIINNARGEADAMLEDAQQRATTMVSRAEDDAHATITRAREDSEDMVARAQEEANRLVRDGNESYQRSIDEGLTEQQRLVSEAEVVLRADEEARRIVDAAHIDSTKLRTECDQYVDGKLAEFEESLSGVLRTVSRDRAALRRGAGAGGVETRLPSRGGEWENDRGYSRG
- a CDS encoding glycerate kinase codes for the protein MTNSPSVLISIDRPPHISEDLQPSELVGAGFLEVLPQAAITTTPLANGGKGTAEIFGGAKITLPTTDIAGRLIEASYIWAADTATAYIDLAAASGVSAKTTASSLLLNDSYGTGVLIADAETRGAQTIVLSLGDGLTIDGGTGILVALGAQPLDPRGYAVPKGGGYLGVIESIDTAQLNIKAGAMNWILLADAPFSLSGETGVAKIMGDKLGAAPADIEILENSLSHWAKILEIDSTKPGLGAGGGIPLALTWLSRLLYGNEDHVQILPAAPVIAQSLGLAELLAATDLFITTKANSTVLELAAASPALTLLAAPLSEHPTAAEFKNLGRQLAQKYSAQQAI
- the rnc gene encoding ribonuclease III, whose protein sequence is MSRKKPRLTGEDALIMAFKAIDHRPLIAALGVDLSEEILCLALTHRSFANENGMLPNNERLEFLGDAVLGLSVATKLYQDYPARPESDISKMRASVVSRYGCAAVARSINLGAHLLLGKGELLTDGRDKDSILADAVEALLGAVYLEYNYEVARDVVLKLFGDKIATASSKGMHEDWKTELQERVAELKLPMPEYTFHSEGPEHELIFTAYVSVAGVELGRGEGKNKKLAEQSAAQQACNQLLEASHNGQLQILKKAAEDARTSRS